Below is a window of Bdellovibrio bacteriovorus DNA.
AACTAACCCCGCAGCGAGGGCGCCTCGCGTCGATTTCAAAAATTAATGCACTTTTCTCTTGTGGCTATTTTTTGAATCTTTAATTCTCGGTTCACTTGATAATATTTTTTAATACAAGACCGGTCTTGCAATTCAAAAAATCATCAAACCTAGAGAGTTTCGGGCATCTATAAAGATATTTAACCGACCTATAAAGTAACCAGTGTTCGTTAAGAAAAAGTCGAAAAATCACCTCAAAAATCCCGTGGTATAGTCACCTTGATTAAGAGGTACCTATGACACTTCAAAATATTTCTAATGATGAATTGATCTTTCGAATGGAAAAATTGGTGCGCACGGAGCGTAAGATCACTCATTTGGTTTTGTGGCATATTGCCGAGATTGATTCGCGCAAGCTTTATGCGGATCTGGGGTACGACGGAATGTATGCTTATCTTACTCGTGGCCTTGGATATTCTGAAGGCAGTGCTTATCGTCGATTGCAGTCTGCCCGTCTTTTGAAGAAGGTTCCTGCCGTTGCTGAGAAAATTGAAACTGGTAAGCTGACCTTATCGCAACTAACGCAAGTTCAGAAGTGTATTAATGAGAGCAAGAAATCCGGCGAAAGAATTTCAGAGCAAAAGACCTTGGATGTTTTAAGCAAGCTTGAAAATAAAAACACCTTCGACACTCAAAAGACTTTGGCTTTGGAAATGAATCTTCCGATCGAAACACATGAGAAAATCAAACCGCAAAAGGACAGCTCAGTGCGAATTGAACTAACACTTACTCAAGAGCAGTTCGTCGAGTTAGAAAAAGCGCGCAGCCTTATGTCCCATATTTGCCCGGAGGGAAATTGGTCTGACGTCATTGCTGAACTTTCAAGACGCTTTAACGGTAAAAAACTGGGAGCATTGCCAAAGTTACCTCAGCCCGCCATCGCAGCGGGGTTTCAATAGAAAAATTGATGTTCGGTAGTTTTGTTACGTTAACCTACCTTGAACAACCAAGAGCATTCCTCGAAACAATGCATAGAATCTCCACTGAGTTCGTAACTGTTTTATAGATTGCCGTATCCCCTTGAAACTTAACTATGCTCAAAATGAAATTAATAGGCCGGCATTATCGGACAGAGATTTACAACATGACGATTTGTTCGGGCTATAGCAATGACATTACGATCTTTTGCCATAGATCATGTTGTCACGACTTCTATCGGAGCGACTAGCAACGGCCATTCGATTCGTGAAATCTATCTTCCTAATCGGCGCAGGATTTTATCGGCCACGGATTTGGTTTGTTCAATTTTGAAAGCGTATCCTAATCCGAAGTACAGTAAGCCGTAGATAGAAAGAGCGATGGCGGCTCTAATGATAACATGGAGATCGGACTGCAGGACGAAGCGAGCAATAGCGGCTCCTGATAATGCGGAAATAATGGCGGCGGACCATACTTTGATTTGGAATGGGATTTTTAATCCCGTGTGCCCGATTTTTTTATTCAATGATTTGCGGAGGAAGTAGAATTCGATCCAACCAGCTAATCCAGCTGACACCGTCAAGCCGGCCGTTCCCCACTGGCGTTCGAAGCCCAAGGTTTCAGGTAAGTAGAATGCGAAGATCACACCCAAAATAGTTGTGAAGATCACGCGGATGATCGCAAACTGAAGTGGCGTTTTTGTGTCTTTCAATGAATAGAAAGTCGAAGAATACAAGCGCCCTAATGTGGTAGCTAAAAGCCCCACAGAATAACCAGCCAAAACCATCCAAACGAAATCAGTGTTTTCCTTCTGGAACTCACCTGTTTGAAAAACCGCCCCCACAATCAAATCACCTAAAAAGAAAAATGCGACTGCAGAAGGAATCACAAAAAAAGCGATTTGTTCAAGTCCCCGATTCAAACGCTTTTGCAGATATTCTTTGATTTCTAAATCAGACCCCGTCGCTTGCGACATAGCGGGTAACTCTGCCACAGAGACGCTCATACCAAATAAACTCACGGGCAAAAGATAAAGAGTTTGCGCATAGGCCAACGCAGAAACGGCTCCTGTTGGAAGCAAGCTCGCTAACATATTGTCGATATAAGCGCTGATCTGAACTACACCACGGGACACAACCACGGGAGCAAAATTCTTCGTGATGGAACGAACGCTGTCTAATTTCAAATCCAATGAAGGAAAAATCTTTTTCCCCAGACGAAGTGCGGAAGGCAATTGAATCGCAAACTGCAAAAAGCTTCCGGCAACAAGTCCCCAAGAAACTGTGACCGCCAAGTCATACTGACCCTGCTTACTTCCCCACATCACCAACGTGAAGATGATTGCCAAGTTCCAAATAACGGGAGCCACATACGAAAGAAAAAACTTACGGTGAGAATTTAAAATCCCCAAACACCAAGCCGACATAACCAAGAATCCCGTGCCCGGGAAAAGAATCTGCACGATCTGAATTGTCAAAGCGCGCTTTTCACCTTGGAAGCCTGGAGCAATAAGATCAATTAAGAAAGGAGTTGCAAAAACGCCCACTAAAACCAAGAAGGACGTCATCAGGAATAGAAGACTGCCGATAACAGATGCGACCTTCGCGGCTTCTTCGTCGTGTTTTTTTGCTAAGAGCTGAGCATAGACTGGAATGAAGCTTGCGGAAAGCACACCTTCACCAAAAAGATTTTGCAGGAAGTTGGGAATTTTTAGGGCCGCTTTAAAAGCATCCCCGGCATCCGAGTTTCCAAAGAAATGAGCGAAAACTCTTTCACGAACCAGCCCTGCAATACGACTTAAGAATATTCCCAAACCTACTAACAGGGCATGACTTTTCACTCTTCAACCTCAGCATCTTCATCATCTGGTTCATTCAATTGAAGCAGAATGCGCTCCGCCAATACACGGTTGAAACCTTTAAGGGTTGCAATCTCTTCGGGTACGGCACCCTTGATTTCATCAATAGAGTTAAAGCGAGTCAAAAGAACTTTCTTTCTTTTTTCGCCCAATCCCACAACATAATCCAGTTCGCTTTCCAAAGAACTGCTTTCACGAAGCTTACGATGGTACGTGATGGCAAAGCGATGGGCCTCATCACGAATGCCCGTCAGAATATGCAAGGCCTCCGCGTTATGCTTAAAGATCACCGGATTGGACCTGTTAGGGAGGAAGAAGCGTTCCTCGGTCGACTCCACTTCTTGCTTCTGGAAGTCACTTTCCGTCCGCGCCTTCGCCAATCCCACAACCGGGATATCGCTACGGCCAATCTCTTGTAAAATACGAATGGCTTGAGTCAATTGCCCCTTACCACCATCGATCACAATAAGTTGTGGATCTTCGTACTCAGTATGCTTAAATCGACGACTCAAGACCTCATACATAGAGGCGAAGTCGTTAATGCCTTGAACCGTTTTAATTTTATAGCGACGATAATGTTCTTTCGCCGGAACACCATCTTCAAAGACCACTTGAGAAGCGACGGTCTCCGCCCCTTGGAATGTCGAGATATCATAACACTCAATACGGCGAGGAAGCTCTGGCAAGGAAAGTTTTTCTTTGATTTCGTCCAAACCGCGAAGTTTTTCTTCGGACTTAGAGACGTATTTTAAGAAATGAGCTTTGGCATTTTCATTCGCCATATCAATCAAATTGCGACCACGCTCATCCGTCGCAAATCGCACAACGACTTTGTTACCGGAGCGTTCTTTTAAGACTTCACCCATCAACTTTGTTAAGTCATTGCCAATATCCACGGTCAACAGGACTTCGTCCGGGATAAAGTTGTCTTCGTAATACTGATTCAGGAAGTCCACCAGCCATTCGCGTGGGTCTTCCGCCGGATCATTAGGATCAAAATGAGGTAAGAAGTGAGATCGAGTTCCAATCACCCGCCCTGAACGAACGTGCACAGTTTCCACCAAGCAACCACGATGATCGCCAAAGAAACCCACCGCATCCTGATCTTTTTCAGACGTGTCATTGATAACGGCTTGTTTTTCTAAAATGGCTTTAATCGCTTGTACAGAATCGCGTAGACGAGCCGCCACCTCAAACTTTTCTTCTTCGGCCGCGACCATCATTCTTTCGGTGATAGATTTCACGACCTTCTTATTCTGTCCTTTTAGAAATAACTTCGCGCCTTCGACTTCTTCACGGTAATCAGGCTGTGTGATGTAATCTACACAAGGTGCTGTACAACGGCCAATCTGATAAGTCATACAAGGACGCGTGCGAGATTTAAAAACCGCATCAGTGCAATCACGAATCTTAAAAGTTCGATTTAAAAAACGAATGGTGCCTTGAACAGCAAATCCAGAAGTATAAGGGCCGAAATAAAGCGACCCATCCTTCTTCACTTTGCGAGCAACGTAAAGACGAGGATAATCATCAGCCCAAGTAAAACGAATGTAGGGATAAGCTTTGTCATCACGAAGACGAATGTTGTACTTCGGACGGTGTTTTTTAATTAACGAAGCTTCCAATAAGAAAGCTTCGACTTCGGTTTTAGTTAGAATGTATTCAACTTCATGAATATTCTGAACTAGCAACCGCGTCTTGGGTGAATGATCCTTGCTGTCCGTAAAATAACTTCGAACACGCGCGCGCAGATTCTTCGCCTTACCGATATAGATGATCTTATCGGCGTGGCCCTTCATCAGATAGACCCCGCTTTGTACCGGGAACTCCCTGACTTTATCGCGCACTTCCTCAAACTTAGAAATCATATCAGACCCTCCGCTGCAAGGCGCGAGGAGGAAGGCGTACATCTCGTACGTCGACGACGAGCAACGCAGTCAGAGGAGGGTTTGAGATGATTTCTACTTAAGGCCATCTTTGAGGACCTCTGCGCTGGTTTGCTCCACTTCTCCGCTGCGGATGTTCAGTTCAATGATTTGCAAACGCTTGATTTCGTCGCGAACCTTCGCGGCTTCTTCAAACTCCAGCTCGGCCGAAAGTTTTTTCATCTTCGCGCGCAGTTTAGCGATCTCTTCTTGAAGTTTATCCGGCTGACTCGAGAACTTCGTAACCACAGCTGCAGTTTTATTTTCTCCTTGCAGAGGACCGCCAGCCAAAGTTCCGTCAAACACTTCGCCCAGTCCTTCTTTGATTCTTTTACGAATCGACTGCGGAGTGATGCCGTTATCCTCATTGTACTTTTGCTGAATGCGACGACGACGTTCGGTTTCACCCATGGCTTTGGCCATGCTTTCGGTGATGGTGTCTCCGTAAAGAATCACATGCCCATTTAAGTTACGAGCCGCACGGCCAATAGTTTGAATCAACGAACGCTCCGAACGCAAGAAACCTTCTTTGTCGGCATCGGTGATACCAACAAGACTGACCTCTGGGATATCCAAACCTTCTCTTAACAAGTTGATACCCACAAGAACGTCAAAAACTCCCAAACGCAAGTCGCGCAAGATTTCTGTACGTTCTACCGTCTGAACTTCACTGTGCAGATATTTAACTTTAATACCTAAATTTTCATAATACTCAGTCAAGTCTTCCGCTGAACGTTTCGTCAACGTCGTAATAAGCACACGCTCATTCTTTTTGATACGATCACGGATCTCTTTTAACAAATCATCGACCTGGTGTTTGACCGGACGCACTTCAACGACAGGATCAATCAAGCCTGTCGGACGAATGATCTGCTCAACGATAATACCTTCAGATTTTTGCAACTCGTAAGTCCCCGGCGTTGCCGATACATAGACAACCTTATCCATCATCGTTTCAAACTCTTGAAAGTTTAAAGGTCGGTTGTCTAAAGCCGAAGGCAAACGGAAACCGTGTTCGACCAAAGTCATTTTACGAGCACGGTCTCCACGATACATCCCCCCGATTTGCGGCACGGTCACGTGGGACTCATCGATAAAGGTCACGAATTCTTTC
It encodes the following:
- the uvrB gene encoding excinuclease ABC subunit UvrB, encoding MASAYKKNFQLVSEYKPSGDQPRAIQQMMENFDAGLKHQTLLGVTGSGKTFSMAHTIAKLNQPALVLAPNKTLAAQLYAEFKELFPHNAVEYFVSYYDYYQPEAYIPSTDTYIEKDSAINEQIDRMRHSATRSLFDRRDVIIVSSVSCIYGLGSPEAYEGMMIQIVSNTEMKRDHLIRELIRIQYQRNNVDFSRGTVRVRGDNVEIFPSYEEDRAVRVEFFGDFIERLSWIDPLTGQVLEELDQIGIYPGSHHVTSDDNLKRAIRTIQDELRERLVDLNKEVKFLEAQRLEQRTYYDIEMMEQMGFCQGIENYSRHMTGRGPGEPPPTLLEYFPKEFVTFIDESHVTVPQIGGMYRGDRARKMTLVEHGFRLPSALDNRPLNFQEFETMMDKVVYVSATPGTYELQKSEGIIVEQIIRPTGLIDPVVEVRPVKHQVDDLLKEIRDRIKKNERVLITTLTKRSAEDLTEYYENLGIKVKYLHSEVQTVERTEILRDLRLGVFDVLVGINLLREGLDIPEVSLVGITDADKEGFLRSERSLIQTIGRAARNLNGHVILYGDTITESMAKAMGETERRRRIQQKYNEDNGITPQSIRKRIKEGLGEVFDGTLAGGPLQGENKTAAVVTKFSSQPDKLQEEIAKLRAKMKKLSAELEFEEAAKVRDEIKRLQIIELNIRSGEVEQTSAEVLKDGLK
- the murJ gene encoding murein biosynthesis integral membrane protein MurJ, whose translation is MKSHALLVGLGIFLSRIAGLVRERVFAHFFGNSDAGDAFKAALKIPNFLQNLFGEGVLSASFIPVYAQLLAKKHDEEAAKVASVIGSLLFLMTSFLVLVGVFATPFLIDLIAPGFQGEKRALTIQIVQILFPGTGFLVMSAWCLGILNSHRKFFLSYVAPVIWNLAIIFTLVMWGSKQGQYDLAVTVSWGLVAGSFLQFAIQLPSALRLGKKIFPSLDLKLDSVRSITKNFAPVVVSRGVVQISAYIDNMLASLLPTGAVSALAYAQTLYLLPVSLFGMSVSVAELPAMSQATGSDLEIKEYLQKRLNRGLEQIAFFVIPSAVAFFFLGDLIVGAVFQTGEFQKENTDFVWMVLAGYSVGLLATTLGRLYSSTFYSLKDTKTPLQFAIIRVIFTTILGVIFAFYLPETLGFERQWGTAGLTVSAGLAGWIEFYFLRKSLNKKIGHTGLKIPFQIKVWSAAIISALSGAAIARFVLQSDLHVIIRAAIALSIYGLLYFGLGYAFKIEQTKSVADKILRRLGR
- the uvrC gene encoding excinuclease ABC subunit UvrC, with the translated sequence MISKFEEVRDKVREFPVQSGVYLMKGHADKIIYIGKAKNLRARVRSYFTDSKDHSPKTRLLVQNIHEVEYILTKTEVEAFLLEASLIKKHRPKYNIRLRDDKAYPYIRFTWADDYPRLYVARKVKKDGSLYFGPYTSGFAVQGTIRFLNRTFKIRDCTDAVFKSRTRPCMTYQIGRCTAPCVDYITQPDYREEVEGAKLFLKGQNKKVVKSITERMMVAAEEEKFEVAARLRDSVQAIKAILEKQAVINDTSEKDQDAVGFFGDHRGCLVETVHVRSGRVIGTRSHFLPHFDPNDPAEDPREWLVDFLNQYYEDNFIPDEVLLTVDIGNDLTKLMGEVLKERSGNKVVVRFATDERGRNLIDMANENAKAHFLKYVSKSEEKLRGLDEIKEKLSLPELPRRIECYDISTFQGAETVASQVVFEDGVPAKEHYRRYKIKTVQGINDFASMYEVLSRRFKHTEYEDPQLIVIDGGKGQLTQAIRILQEIGRSDIPVVGLAKARTESDFQKQEVESTEERFFLPNRSNPVIFKHNAEALHILTGIRDEAHRFAITYHRKLRESSSLESELDYVVGLGEKRKKVLLTRFNSIDEIKGAVPEEIATLKGFNRVLAERILLQLNEPDDEDAEVEE